The following are from one region of the Coffea eugenioides isolate CCC68of chromosome 2, Ceug_1.0, whole genome shotgun sequence genome:
- the LOC113763130 gene encoding probable methionine--tRNA ligase isoform X1: MASVNLKRQIVTALCRYYSIDSKVYLSDVDSNLKSLYSKITKSSSEGDALVDDKELTKWVAFVESLPIESSPSVKVLNELNEDLTKKSVLLANGLKPTAADIIVFAAVHPFVIGLPNSDRAKLPHFMRWVDYIQARQHSKVDFGDCFERILIEKVQFEPPVVKNVKKVEPESTTKKVQETKEATSTRAETKVVKGVETKKDAAEDQAAADNKKVTCKETVDKHTKDTEVSVSLLKIQIGLVRKVSKHPSADSLLVEDIDIGESKPRQVVSGLAKFISPEQLTNRHVVLITNVKPSKLRDILSEGLVLCASNQDHSVVEPLIAPEGAKIGESVTFAGFEGKPEDVLNPKKKQLEKITPHLLTDSSGIATFKGVPFMTSAGPCKSSIPNASIK, from the exons ATGGCATCCGTCAATCTGAAGCGACAGATTGTTACTGCTCTCTGTAGATATTACTCTATAGATTCG AAAGTCTACCTGAGTGATGTAGATAGTAACCTTAAGAGCTTGTATTCTAAGATTACGAAGTCGTCGTCAGAGGGGGATGCCCTTGTGGATGACAAAGAG TTGACTAAGTGGGTAGCATTTGTGGAAAGCCTTCCTATAGAGTCCAGCCCGTCTGTTAAGGTTCTCAATGAGTTGAATGAAGACCTGACCAAGAAGTCTGTTCTCCTGGCAAATGGTTTGAAGCCTACTGCAGCTGATATTATTGTCTTTGCAGCAGTGCATCCATTTGTG ATTGGTCTTCCAAACTCAGACAGAGCAAAATTGCCACATTTTATGAGATGGGTGGACTATATCCAGGCAAGGCAACAT AGCAAGGTGGATTTTGGAGATTGCTTTGAAAGGATTTTGATAGAGAAGGTCCAGTTTGAGCCACCG GTAGTAAAAAATGTAAAGAAGGTTGAACCAGAGTCAACCACAAAGAAAGTGCAAGAGACAAAAGAAGCTACAAGTACTAGAGCAGAGACAAAAGTAGTGAAGGGTGTTGAGACG AAGAAGGATGCAGCAGAAGACCAAGCAGCAGCTGACAATAAAAAAGTAACTTGTAAAGAAACAGTTGATAAACATACAAAAGATACTGAAGTCAGTGTTAGTTTGCTCAAGATACAGATTGGTCTTGTTCGTAAAGTGTCTAAACATCCATCAGCTGACAG CTTACTTGTTGAGGATATAGATATTGGAGAGAGCAAACCTCGACAAGTCGTCAGTGGTCTGGCTAAATTTATTAGTCCTGAGCAGTTGACG AATCGCCATGTTGTATTGATAACAAATGTAAAACCttcaaagctaagagatatCCTGTCAGAGGGATTG GTATTATGTGCTTCTAATCAGGATCATTCTGTTGTGGAGCCACTTATAGCTCCAGAAGGGGCCAAAATTGGGGAATCCGTTACATTTGCTGG ATTTGAGGGAAAACCAGAAGATGTTCTGAACCCCAAAAAGAAACAGTTGGAGAAGATAACTCCA CATCTTTTGACCGATAGCAGTGGGATAGCCACATTCAAAGGGGTACCATTTATGACATCTGCTGGGCCGTGCAAGTCTTCAATTCCCAATGCCAGCATCAAATGA
- the LOC113763130 gene encoding probable methionine--tRNA ligase isoform X2 — protein MASVNLKRQIVTALCRYYSIDSKVYLSDVDSNLKSLYSKITKSSSEGDALVDDKELTKWVAFVESLPIESSPSVKVLNELNEDLTKKSVLLANGLKPTAADIIVFAAVHPFVIGLPNSDRAKLPHFMRWVDYIQSKVDFGDCFERILIEKVQFEPPVVKNVKKVEPESTTKKVQETKEATSTRAETKVVKGVETKKDAAEDQAAADNKKVTCKETVDKHTKDTEVSVSLLKIQIGLVRKVSKHPSADSLLVEDIDIGESKPRQVVSGLAKFISPEQLTNRHVVLITNVKPSKLRDILSEGLVLCASNQDHSVVEPLIAPEGAKIGESVTFAGFEGKPEDVLNPKKKQLEKITPHLLTDSSGIATFKGVPFMTSAGPCKSSIPNASIK, from the exons ATGGCATCCGTCAATCTGAAGCGACAGATTGTTACTGCTCTCTGTAGATATTACTCTATAGATTCG AAAGTCTACCTGAGTGATGTAGATAGTAACCTTAAGAGCTTGTATTCTAAGATTACGAAGTCGTCGTCAGAGGGGGATGCCCTTGTGGATGACAAAGAG TTGACTAAGTGGGTAGCATTTGTGGAAAGCCTTCCTATAGAGTCCAGCCCGTCTGTTAAGGTTCTCAATGAGTTGAATGAAGACCTGACCAAGAAGTCTGTTCTCCTGGCAAATGGTTTGAAGCCTACTGCAGCTGATATTATTGTCTTTGCAGCAGTGCATCCATTTGTG ATTGGTCTTCCAAACTCAGACAGAGCAAAATTGCCACATTTTATGAGATGGGTGGACTATATCCAG AGCAAGGTGGATTTTGGAGATTGCTTTGAAAGGATTTTGATAGAGAAGGTCCAGTTTGAGCCACCG GTAGTAAAAAATGTAAAGAAGGTTGAACCAGAGTCAACCACAAAGAAAGTGCAAGAGACAAAAGAAGCTACAAGTACTAGAGCAGAGACAAAAGTAGTGAAGGGTGTTGAGACG AAGAAGGATGCAGCAGAAGACCAAGCAGCAGCTGACAATAAAAAAGTAACTTGTAAAGAAACAGTTGATAAACATACAAAAGATACTGAAGTCAGTGTTAGTTTGCTCAAGATACAGATTGGTCTTGTTCGTAAAGTGTCTAAACATCCATCAGCTGACAG CTTACTTGTTGAGGATATAGATATTGGAGAGAGCAAACCTCGACAAGTCGTCAGTGGTCTGGCTAAATTTATTAGTCCTGAGCAGTTGACG AATCGCCATGTTGTATTGATAACAAATGTAAAACCttcaaagctaagagatatCCTGTCAGAGGGATTG GTATTATGTGCTTCTAATCAGGATCATTCTGTTGTGGAGCCACTTATAGCTCCAGAAGGGGCCAAAATTGGGGAATCCGTTACATTTGCTGG ATTTGAGGGAAAACCAGAAGATGTTCTGAACCCCAAAAAGAAACAGTTGGAGAAGATAACTCCA CATCTTTTGACCGATAGCAGTGGGATAGCCACATTCAAAGGGGTACCATTTATGACATCTGCTGGGCCGTGCAAGTCTTCAATTCCCAATGCCAGCATCAAATGA